In Malus sylvestris chromosome 16, drMalSylv7.2, whole genome shotgun sequence, the following are encoded in one genomic region:
- the LOC126607502 gene encoding 5'-deoxynucleotidase hdd1 → MALNSPTRCAAPLTRSVPPRSPLAFFNRTFSRPRFSTEVPAARLVSVRCQTPSPDGFASKRSVSLDESEASIGSSDSSSASSAIDFLTLCHRLKTTKRKGWINQGIKGPESIADHMYRMALMSLIAGGVPGLNRERCIKIAIVHDIAEAIVGDITPSDGVPKAVKSKMEQEALDEMCLVLGGGIRAEEIKELWLEYENNSSIEANLVKDFDKVEMILQALEYEMEHGKVLDEFFISTAGKFQTELGKSWAAEIIARRDSRLGNTRD, encoded by the exons ATGGCGCTTAATTCCCCAACCCGCTGCGCGGCCCCACTGACCCGCTCTGTTCCACCTCGTTCGCCTCTCGCTTTCTTCAATCGGACCTTCTCCAGACCCCGATTTTCCACCGAAGTCCCGGCCGCCAGGCTCGTCTCCGTTCGTTGTCAGACGCCCAGTCCGGACGGCTTCGCGTCCAAGCGCTCAGTGAGTTTGGACGAATCCGAAGCTTCGATCGGGTCCTCGGATTCTTCATCCGCGTCCTCCGCCATTGATTTTCTCACATTGTGTCACCGTCTCAAG ACCACAAAAAGGAAGGGTTGGATCAATCAGGGAATAAAGGGTCCAGAGTCCATCGCAGATCATATGTACCGCATGGCTTTGATGTCTTTGATTGCTGGTGGCGTTCCAGGCTTGAATAGAGAAAG GTGTATCAAGATAGCAATTGTGCATGACATCGCAGAAG CTATTGTTGGAGATATAACACCATCTGATGGTGTACCGAAAGCAGTAAAGAGCAAAATGGAGCAAGAAGCATTGGATGAAATGTGTTTAGTTCTCGGTGGAGGGATTAGGG CTGAAGAGATCAAAGAACTTTGGTTGGAGTATGAAAATAATTCGTCCATAGAGGCTAATCTTGTGAAAGATTTTGACAAA GTTGAAATGATTCTGCAAGCATTGGAATACGAAATGG AACACGGAAAGGTGCTGGATGAGTTCTTCATTTCGACAGCAG GCAAATTCCAAACTGAACTAGGAAAGAGTTGGGCAGCTGAGATCATTGCTAGAAGAGATTCACGGTTGGGCAATACTCGCGACTGA